In Spirochaetales bacterium, the following are encoded in one genomic region:
- the hisF gene encoding imidazole glycerol phosphate synthase subunit HisF, giving the protein MLQKRIIVCLDVKDGKTTKGIRFKGNIDIGDPVAMAEQYYRDGVDELVFYDITASAEDRPIMIDVVRRVAEKIFIPFSVGGGIGSVDDIREVLLAGAEKVSVNSQAVRMPGIIDEGASLFGSQCIVLGMDAKKDDTAPSGYRVYINGGRTRTNLDALAWVKEAEDRGAGEIVLNSIDADGTRDGYELEVTKMISGTVHIPVVASGGAGTPAHLYDVLTAGKADAALIASMTHYGDYTIGGIKEYLASRGIPVRME; this is encoded by the coding sequence ATGCTTCAGAAACGAATCATCGTCTGTCTGGACGTCAAAGACGGAAAGACGACAAAGGGTATCCGTTTCAAGGGGAATATCGATATCGGTGATCCCGTGGCCATGGCGGAACAGTACTACCGTGACGGGGTTGACGAACTGGTGTTTTATGATATCACCGCTTCCGCGGAAGACAGACCCATCATGATCGATGTCGTGCGGCGCGTGGCTGAAAAGATATTCATTCCCTTTTCCGTCGGTGGGGGTATCGGGTCCGTGGACGATATACGCGAGGTGCTTCTTGCCGGCGCGGAAAAGGTAAGCGTCAATTCTCAGGCGGTCAGGATGCCCGGTATTATCGACGAGGGCGCGTCGCTGTTCGGAAGCCAGTGCATCGTACTCGGCATGGACGCAAAAAAAGACGATACCGCCCCGTCGGGATACCGTGTCTATATCAATGGCGGGCGGACCCGAACGAATCTCGATGCGCTCGCCTGGGTAAAAGAGGCGGAGGACCGGGGAGCGGGCGAGATCGTTCTCAATTCCATTGACGCCGACGGGACTCGCGACGGTTACGAACTCGAGGTGACGAAGATGATATCCGGCACCGTTCATATTCCCGTCGTCGCTTCCGGGGGGGCCGGAACGCCGGCACATCTTTATGACGTCCTCACGGCGGGAAAGGCGGACGCGGCACTCATCGCGTCCATGACACACTACGGCGATTATACGATAGGCGGTATCAAGGAATACCTCGCATCCCGCGGAATCCCGGTGCGGATGGAATGA